The Haloferax sp. Atlit-12N region CCGCACGGCGTTCGGCCGCCACGTCCGCGCGTCCGGTGAGAACCCCAAGGCGCTCGACACCGTCGGCGTCGACGTGAGCCGCGTCCGCTACGCGGGCGTGCTCCTCTCGGGCTTCCTCGCCGGTATCGGCGGCTCCGCGCTGTCGCTCGGTCTCGGCCAGTTCGTCGGGAACAACCAGACGATGGTCAACGGGAAGGGCTTTATCGCCATCGTGGCGTACCTCTTCGGGAACTACAACCCCATCGGCGCGTTCGGCGCGTCGTTCCTCTTTGCGGGGCTGGAGGCCGCCCAGATTCGCCTCCAGCAGGTGCCCGGCTACGCCATCCCCGACTCGCTCATCCAGACGATTCCGTACGTGACGGTTCTCGTCATCCTCGCGCTCGTCGGCCGCACCCGCATCCCGGAGGCGGCGGGCGAGCACTACGACACCGGCGACGACAACCGCTGAGCGACCCGGAACTCTCGGTTCTCCGTTCTCTCTTTCCCGTTTCTCCGTTGTCGCCCGTTCGAGTGCCGCGTCTCGGCGGGTCGGCACCCGTCGGACCCACCCCGCACGGTCGGTGCGGGAGTAAAGAGTTTTCAGCCCGCGATATGGAGGTGATACCATGTCCACAGACGAGAACGACACCGCCGAGGAGTCCTCGGCGAGCCCACGGACCCAGTCCGTGGACGTGGTGGTCGTCGGCGCGGGAACCTCCGGCTGTTACGCCGCCGCCACCATCGCGAACGCGGGCTACGACGTGACCATCGTCGAGCGGAAGTCCGCGGAGGAAGCGGGGCACATCGCCTGCGGGGACGCCCTGAAAGGTGCTGACGCCTTCCCCGAGGCGATTCCGAAGTCGAAAATCGAGCCCGCGTTCACCAACACCGAGGTCGACCACGGCCGCTTCGAGATTCCGCAGGAGGACACCGTCCTCGACATCCCGGTCCCCGGCGAACTCGCCGTCATCGACCGCTGGGAGTACGGCCGCCTCATCATCGAAGGCGCGGAGGAGACCGGCGTCGAACTCCACTACGACACGGTCGTCCAAGACGTGACACAGGACGACGACGGTACCGTCACCGGCATCGTCGGCAAGCACGACGGCGAGGTCGTCGAGTACGACGCCGACATCGTCATCGACGGCGCTGGCTCGCTGTCGCTCCTGCAGGACAAGGTGGACTTCTCCGACGCCACCTTCGACACGAACGTCTCCTACCAGCACTTCTCGTCGGCGTACCGCGAGGTCGTCGAGGTTCCCGAACCCGTCGAGTGGTCTGACGCGCTCGTGTTCAAGCCCGCCGAGGTCGCCGCGGGCTACGTCTGGTACTTCCCGCGGACCGAGACCGAGATCAACGCCGGCCTCGGCTTCCAGATGACGGAGGAGCCGATGAAGCTCGTCGACGACCTGAAGCAGGACCTCCGGGAGCGTCCCGAGTTCGAGGGCGCGGAGGTCATCGACAAACTCGGTGCCGCCCTCCCGACCCGCCGGCCCTACGACTCGGCGACTGCGCCGGGGTACATGGCCGTCGGCGACGCCGCGGCCCACGTCAACCCGACGACTGGCGGCGGCATCGCCGGCGCAGCCTACGCCGGCAAGTACGCCGGCGAGCAGGCCGCAATCGCGCTCGAAGCCGGCGACGTGAGCGAGGAGATGCTCTGGCGCTACAACCAGCGCGTCATGGACCACTTCGGCGGCCGCTACGCCAGCCTCGACGTGTACAACATCCTCTCGACCGCCGTCGACGTGGACGACCTGATGGGCCTCATCGCCTCCATCCCCGGCGAAAAGCTCGCAGAAGCGCTCTACTCCGGGACGACCTCGTTCGGTCCCGTCCTCCTCGCACAGACCGCGGCGTCGAGCTACGGCCACTGGAGCCAGATTTACGAGTTCTTCAAAATCAAGCGCCTCGCCGACGAACTGCTGGCCCACTACGGCCGCTATCCGAGTCGGCCGAGCGCCCTCGAAGGATGGAAAGTCGAGCGGGACCGCATCATGGACGACATCTACGAACTCACGGGCGCGGACCCGAAGTACTGACCTCGGTCTCCGCCGCGAACGAGACGTTTCGGAACTCGAACCGGGCACCACCGTTTTCGCCGTCCGTCGCCGACACCTCCCAGCCGTGCGCGTCGGCGACGCCGGAGACGATAGCGAGGCCGAGGCCGGTCCCTCGCGAGTCGGTGCTGTAGCCCGACTCGAAGATGCGCTCGCGTTCTTCCGGCGGGATACCGGGGCCGTCGTCCTCGACGAAGAAGCCGTCATCCAGCGGGCCGACCCGGACGTTGACGCCGGGCGTTCCCCCGTCGGTGGCGTCCGGCACCGGTCGTCTGACTCCCGGGTTCGGTGCCTCGTCGGGCGACAGGCGACCACCGACCGTGCCGCGCTCGACGGAGTCAGACGCGGTCTGGTTGCCTTTCGAACTGCGTTCTACAGCGTCGTCGGATGAAATCCGACTGCCCGTCGAGCCATGCTCGACGGCGTCACCGGACACAGTCCGGTTGCCTGTGGAACCGTGTTCCACAGCGTCGTCGGATGAAATCCGACTGCCCGTCGAGCCATGCTCGACGGCGTCACCAGACGTAGTCTGGTTGCCTGTGGAACCGTGTTCCACAGCGTTCCGAAACAGGTTCTCGAAGACGGCGGTGAGCCGTCCTCTGTCGGCGAGCAGTTCCGCGTCGGCCTCGACGGTCAGGCCCGACGCGCCGAGACTGGTGTTCGTTACCGCGTCCGCTGCCACGGTGGCGAGGCTGACGCGCTCGACCTCGCCGACCGACTCGCCGGCTCGGGCGAGCTGTAACACGTCTTGGATGAGCGCCTCCATCCGGTCGTGGGCGTCGGCGACCGTCGAGAGGTGCTCGGTCCCGTGGCCGTCACGGGCGAGTTCGAGCCGCATCTGGGCGACGTTCAGCGGGTTTCTGAGGTCGTGCGTGATGACCGACGCGAACTGGTCGAGCCGGTCGTTGCGGCGGCGGAGGTCCGTCTCGCGGGCGTCGCGGAGAGTCGACCACCGGACCGCGCCGACCGCGAGCGCGGCGGACCCGACGAGAAGCGCTCCGTCCTCGAAGGCGAGCGTGAACGCTTCGGGCTGGACGACGACCTCGTCGACCGCGTCGCTGACGGCGTAGACGGTGAACAGCGCGGTTCCGACGTACAGCGGTCGCCAGACCGTCTGCACGTCGCGGAGGCTCCCGACGACGAACGCACCGGCGAGCGGAATCGGAACCAAGAGGAGTTCCACGGCGAACCGGAGCCAGTGAATCTCGGGGCTGTCGGGGAAGACGGCGAC contains the following coding sequences:
- a CDS encoding geranylgeranyl reductase family protein; the encoded protein is MSTDENDTAEESSASPRTQSVDVVVVGAGTSGCYAAATIANAGYDVTIVERKSAEEAGHIACGDALKGADAFPEAIPKSKIEPAFTNTEVDHGRFEIPQEDTVLDIPVPGELAVIDRWEYGRLIIEGAEETGVELHYDTVVQDVTQDDDGTVTGIVGKHDGEVVEYDADIVIDGAGSLSLLQDKVDFSDATFDTNVSYQHFSSAYREVVEVPEPVEWSDALVFKPAEVAAGYVWYFPRTETEINAGLGFQMTEEPMKLVDDLKQDLRERPEFEGAEVIDKLGAALPTRRPYDSATAPGYMAVGDAAAHVNPTTGGGIAGAAYAGKYAGEQAAIALEAGDVSEEMLWRYNQRVMDHFGGRYASLDVYNILSTAVDVDDLMGLIASIPGEKLAEALYSGTTSFGPVLLAQTAASSYGHWSQIYEFFKIKRLADELLAHYGRYPSRPSALEGWKVERDRIMDDIYELTGADPKY
- a CDS encoding HAMP domain-containing sensor histidine kinase, which codes for MGLLGGESTEDTDLRPGLAVVGIAVGVAVVQVAVFPDSPEIHWLRFAVELLLVPIPLAGAFVVGSLRDVQTVWRPLYVGTALFTVYAVSDAVDEVVVQPEAFTLAFEDGALLVGSAALAVGAVRWSTLRDARETDLRRRNDRLDQFASVITHDLRNPLNVAQMRLELARDGHGTEHLSTVADAHDRMEALIQDVLQLARAGESVGEVERVSLATVAADAVTNTSLGASGLTVEADAELLADRGRLTAVFENLFRNAVEHGSTGNQTTSGDAVEHGSTGSRISSDDAVEHGSTGNRTVSGDAVEHGSTGSRISSDDAVERSSKGNQTASDSVERGTVGGRLSPDEAPNPGVRRPVPDATDGGTPGVNVRVGPLDDGFFVEDDGPGIPPEERERIFESGYSTDSRGTGLGLAIVSGVADAHGWEVSATDGENGGARFEFRNVSFAAETEVSTSGPRP